From Quercus lobata isolate SW786 chromosome 11, ValleyOak3.0 Primary Assembly, whole genome shotgun sequence:
CCCGCGACCCGTTTGACCCGCgatccgaacccgacccgacccgcccgttttgccatgtctacttAGAACCAACAATTCCACTGCAAAGAGACCTATTactcaaaagaagaagaagcgacTCAAGAAGCAACAGCGCTGTTCCTTATATCATTTCCCTAAGGTACATGGATTAATGAACTGAAAGATGATTACAGAAGAGACGAAAGTCTCAAGGGCACTATCACAGCCCTCATGGCTGGAGACAACAGTCACAAAGTGTCCTCTATTATCCATGCAAAATGTCTTCAAATTGCATGAATTACGAAGATACATAGTGAGTGACAAGGGATTCTACCTTCACTGGAGTTGTTCAAGCTGCAGGTACTGTTCTTGCAATGTCTACTGCCTATCATCCACAAACAGATGGGCAAACTGAAATAATTAACAAGGGAGTGGTGCATTATCCAAGATGCTATGGTGGTGAACATTCCTAGCAATGGTGAACAATGAACATGGCTGCCTTTTACAGAGTTTTGGTACAACACCAACTTCCACGCTTCAACTAAGACCAGTCCCTTTGAAGCTTAATATGGGTATCCTCCACCTAAGTTGACACAATATGTTCCTTTCaattcaaacttcaaagcttGCGGTTGTAGATGCTCACTTGAAAACCAGGGAGGCTAATCTCAATCATAATATTATAGCAGCATAGAGAGTGTGTTGCTGGTGATTGGGTGTTCCTTAGATTAGTGCCCTATAAGCAAAAATCACTAGCAACTAGAAGGAGAAGTGGCTTATAAGCTGTTCTTGCCATTTCACTCCAAAACTCATCCGGTATCTTCCTTAAAACCTAAGCTAGGTAGTCATGTTGTTCCACTACCTACTCTGCCTCTGGTGGAAAAGGATGATGAAATTTGGCCCAAGCctaaaactattttacaaaggAGATTGAAGAAGTGCATGATTAACTAATTAATAAGTAACTCGTTAGTTGATAAGCTGTTAACTGATGGTTAGCCTATGCACAAAATGTGATCCCAGCAAATGCAGAAGTAATCAGCGTACTGTTGGGAATAATACACAGCAataaaagaagaacaaaagacaaacaaaatagaatttttagaCAATATTTGTCCCAACACTcttgttgctaaagggttatcgTAAATTTGTCTTTAAGATACAACCAAGTTGTTGGGTTCTATAGATAGTAATTGTAGAGAATAATCAtaagattttttgtgtttctctaACTTCCtaggttcaaaattttgatggagtagaaattattttgtaataattaatGGTAAGTGAGTAAAAAGGATTTTTGTACTTGTTAATAATTTGGCATTACTCGCAAGATTCTTGACTATTATGAAGTTGAAttgaacacatacatacatacatacatacatacacacacacacacacacatatatatatatatatatatatgcaattaCCAAGTAGCCAAACAATTGCTAACAGTGACTTGTTGAAGGCATTTCAAATTGTGACAATATGAGCTTGTTAAACATCAAGCACCGcctctctcactttctctaGTATTCGATTCTAAATTTATCTAATCTAAAAATATTAGTTATAGTATTATGAGTTAGCAAAGTGGGCAAGTctccaattttattttgttaaatttgtgtgacatttttattatattatgtatttgtttttgtctCTTTATCTCTATCACTTATCCACTGTCCCAAACAAACGTATTATagattcacaaatcacaaacattataaaacatatggagtggagagagaaaaatcatatcaaataaatgttaggttttaaagttgaaggagagaaaaaatacGTGATGGAGGCTGGAGGCAACAGCGGCCGGTGTCAAAGGCGCGTgtgaactctctctctccaatttggtTTAGGTTGTAACCGTGGGGTGGGttaattgggttttaaattttttgggttgggctGTTATGGAGGGCGCTAAAGTTTTGGAAGAGAGGACCCAatcctaaaaaatttaaaatatacttaataaaaacaaattgggccttcttctcaaaaaaaattttgggctaGGGGGCCCGGGCCCCTTCTGGGTCCGTGATGTCTCCATACTTGTCAAAGATAATGCAACCAAGGCTTTCTTTTACATGATACTTTCCAACAGATGCATGAATTAGAAATTACAGTAGAATGCACTCAATAACAAACATTTACTATATGCATTGTGGTTCTCTGAAATGATCAAGCATTTCAAAAGTCACCAATAAAGGTCCTTGCTAGACAAGAACACAAGTATAGAACATGTTTTTGACCAAGTTGACTGGCTCAGTATATTATAATAACTTGGGAGTCTTAAGTAATAACAAGTTTAGTAATCAATTGAGGAAAAAATCATGCACTGACCAAACTCCATAATGTCAAAGGCAAAACAAGTACAAGAAGATATTAGAGCCCAAAATAGTCATGATTTAAGAAGCATTCATGGCTTCAGATCCTAAGAAGTATCAAGCTATTTGGAAATTTACCTTATATGGccacaaaaccaagaaaataatCTTCACTTTACAAGCTCAGTTCTTCGAATTGATTTTGCACCTGTTGAAGTATCCAAATTAGCACTTCACTCAACAAGCTATAATGATATGAGAATATTTATgaatgagataaaaaaaaattcactaggTAATGTAATCAATAAAACCATGATTGTACACCAACTTATTAAATTGGCGGCCACTCAGAATATCTTAAGCATAATATTATAGCAGCATAGAGTGTGTTGCTGGTGATTGGGTGTTCCTTAGATTAGTGCCCTATAAGCAAAAATCACTAGCAACTGGAAGGAGAAGTGGCTTATAAGCTGTTCTTGCCATTTCACTCCAAAACTCATCCGGTATCTTCCTTAAAACCTAAGCTAGGCAGTCATGTTGTTCCCCTATCTACTCTGCCTCTGGTGGAAAAGGATGATGAAATTTGGCCCATGCCTAAAACTATTTTGCAAAGGAGAATGAAGAAGTGCATGATTAACTACTTAATAAGTAACTCGTTAGTTGATAAGCTGTTAACTGATGGTTAGCCTATGCACAAAATGTGATCCCTATAGATGCAGAAGTAATCAGCATATTGTtggaaataataaagaaagaacaaGGACAATACAGAAGATAAAcaaaaatagataacttggaggCACAAAATTAttatccttagacaatatttgcccccacatttttgttgttaaaaGGTTATCGCAAATTTTTCCTCAAGATACAACCAAGCTGTTAGGTTCTACAGATAGCAATTATGAAGAATAACCACTGGATTTCTTATGTTTCTCTCTAACTTATTATCTTGtggttcaaaattttgatgaagtagtaattattttgtaataatgGTAAGTGAgtaaaaaggatttttttacTTGATAATAATTTGGCATTACTCGCAAGATCTTTGAATATTCAAGATTCTTGAATATTACCAAGTAGCCAAACAATTGCTAACAGTGACTTGTTGAAGGCATTTCAAATTGTGACAATATGACATTGGGAGTTTTGTTAAACATCAAGCAccgcctctctctctttctctagaaATTTTTAGACTTTCTCATGCAATCTTTCTCTCTGGAATTCTccaagggtccgtttggatgggaggatggaaaagtgagagaatagaaaagattttagtttctctcatttgtgtttggttgagaggggaaaaagtggagagatggaaaacttttttgcttgattgaaaataaagtttgtataaatttatcatcatatccctattaaataaaacaaaaagtaacacattatatttttaaaaaattgtgtatagatGGACACtttagggaaaaaataaaaataaaaataaaaatataagaaattaacccaaaactgttttctaaaaaaaagaacaaaaacaaaacccaaccaaaattaataagaaaataaacatatgagcaccaaaaaaagaaaaagaaaaagaaagctacACGTccagaagaaaaatcaaagaaaagaaaagaagaagaaaagaagccaATATGTCCAAACAAAAGcaagcaagcaaaaaaaaataaataaataaactaacaCATCAGAGACTTGGAGGTGAATTTCAATGATATTTTTGGAAGCTCATTTCATGAGTTTTTTTCGctcaattttctctctattttggagagaaaactttttgatgaatttgaagaaaaaacacTTGGGTtccaccatttattttccttccttccCACCTAATCAAAtacactctaaaaaaaatttcattctcattttctttccaaaatttttcatctattttattttacctccaaacaaatacaaagtttCCTTTGCATAAGTTAATTTCAGCCACTAATTTACAAGATGTCTAAAAGGTAGAGAAATGCATTAATTTAATgccaataaaaaagaagaagctagaaGCTTCAAGTCGGTTTCTTTACCAACATACATCCAGTATAAATAGATGGAATGAGGTGTGTGAGAGACGTGTGAAATAAGGTGAAGTGTCAGTGAGTGTGAACTGTGAAGTGAGGTGAAGCCATGTGAAGTGAAGCGTGTGCCATAAAGCTCGGACCGTTGTAGAGTGTGAAGTAAATCAAAGTCAAAATAAGTGTGCTAGTGTCAGTAGTGTCATAAAGTTGTGCGTGTCCTGTTGGGATTGTCAAAAGCCTTGCCGTGTGGTGTAATTTGAGTCTAGTATTTGTGTCACGCGTCGGAGCCCAAACAAGGCTTTCTATTAGTCAAATGCTTTCTATTAGTCAAAGTCTTGTAATTCAAAGAGgaaagttttaaataaaaactctttttttagttttttgttcaGGGTGTTTGATACATCCACTCATCCatacatttttagtttttaaataatattatatatatttttatacacttttttaccaacatatatttttatacatattttcaaacatatatatcaatcatccttttttttttttttgatgaaatatatcAATCATCCTTTAAGAATCAAAGTTTCTGCTAATTCAATATAATTTACTCCACAATGGATTAAAAGGGtaggattattattattaaagtaaAAGTTTGAGAGACCTAATTCATTGTGACGATCTTACCTAGACATTATCATAGAGTTATCCACTAAAAACCCAATACTTGAGGAGCGTAAATAGGTGCATATGTTTCTCTAAGTGAATTAAGATGTATGTTATAAACTATAACTTCAACCCCACCCAAGACATTAGTGATTTCAGGCAATGGTAGTGTCACGCCATTATCCTTAAAATATTCGAACATAACACTTATCACATACCAAGAACCCTATAACTACTTAACAACGACCCTTGAGTGGTAAAAGAGTAGCATTTTAGAAGGAACTCTTACTCATAAAGGCCCTGAAAAATCCTCCAATGTACAAAAtacctataaataaataaatagataacaATGCTCTCAAACTGTCCAAGTGAGAAAGGAAGAAAgtaccataaataaataaggggGGCATAATATTTTCATGGAAGCATCCGTTGTGATTggtgcataataaaaatggtattAATGGTAGATCTAACCCATGCTAATAGTTGAGTGTGTTCCGAACATtactcaaataatataatagagagaaaaataagagatgAGTTCAAGTTTCATTTTGTGTAATTTGCCAAGAGTTCCACCCTTTTTAGACAATAGATTTCTATAAGATTCTAACGGTTAAAAAATGTCAACTATTTATGTTATCattaaacatttattgtttGCCACACTAGttaactaaattaattttagagaatattatattattttttctattttctctctctctctaattaatgaatttgttttcagagagagatgagttcaagtttatattgatgtaaCTTGAAAAAATTTTACACCCGCGGCCTCTAGTGAAACTGTGGCACCACCAATGACAGATGGAAAGCACTGGCCATGGAAGGCATTACCACATGAAAGAAAGCAACTtctaattataaaattgttaaattgtATATCCAACTAAGATCTAAGGGCAAATCGCTAGTTGTACAACAAGAAACACACAGTTGTCAGGCTAACCCCAAAGTTCAAtggatttgttttatttagtaAATCAATCATCATGCCAACGATAAAGCTAGACTATATATGCTACCTTTGAGAGCTTTTAtctaattaaaatcaaatttcagaTTTGTGATTCAAGGTCGAGATAtgttatattaaatattttataagaactGAAACCGAACAAGAGTCTTGTATCAATAAGAAAGGGGAGGAGGAAGGGaagaacatatataatatactgattagcaaaaaaatttgtcccaCTCCGTCATTGGTAGTGCAACATGGAAGCCAGGGCCCCATGAAAGAACAGCTTCACTGTTGGCAGCAAATGAGCAAAGCAATCAAACACTcccacaattaaaaaaaagaaaaaaaattcatttgttcTTGAACTCGCCCCTAATTTCCATTGTTGAGGGAGAAAGTACATAGAACATGAGACCATGTGAAAGGGGGATAGAGGATGAAAGATGATGATGGAGAGTAGAAAGTTAAcgctatttttttatttttctatttttaataagaagagttaattattaatttttaaggaaCAATTATGACACTCTATTGAATGTTTTTTTCACCCTTAAATCTTAATATAAATCAATGGTTCAAAAGAAGTGTGACTCTTATGAAGTTTTaacaggtgtaacttgaatcttaaaaataaataaagatggattgttgaaaaataaataaggatgGACTGCATTATGAGACTAAATCTTATTGAGCAAATAAAGTACAGCCTCAAATCCTATTATTTCACATTGCTTGTTCAACAAGCTAAAATATAATCACCTATTTTTTGGTGTTCTATTGCTTCACTTGTACACcatgagaaaataaaatgactaTAGACTGCTACAATTCACTTAACAAGGATCTGCCCTGAAAATTTTCAGTCTTGGACTTGATAGACAACATAGTCTCATTTAATTGTGAAGATTTGAGCTCAAGCTCACTCAATCGAGCTCTGGTATCAGCTACTTGTTCCAGTAGCGATTCTAGTTCTTCTCTTGTTGATTTTATATCATGATCACAGTCGGCCTTTGCCACCTCAATGGATCGATGATGATTAATGAGCTCAACATCTACTGTAATATCATTGATTATGCCTTGCAGCCAACTGATATCAATTTGAGAAGTTTCTACATCCTTAAGAATAGCTGATAGTTCTTTCACTTTGGACTTTGTCAGCTGCATAACTGAAATGGATTGTAACTCCTTAACCACAGTGCACACACACTCTAGATAATAAGAGCGTATGGCATTTGATTCTAAGTGACAACTTGCTGCTATGTCTCCATACTTGTCAAAGATAGACTGCAGAATGGAAGCAAGGCTTTCTTTTACATGATACTTTCCAACAGACACGCAAGAATCAGAAATTACAGAGTGGGCCTCTTCATCGTCGCTGCCTTCTAAAGCATCAGCAATACCAGAGAAACTAAAGCTTACGGACAGAGAAGCAGGACCGGTAGCTGAAGCAGCACCACATTCTCCCACGTTACTGATAATAGGATTAGGAACACTGTAAGATGGAGCATGGAGcttttcatcatcatcttcatctccCATGTTACTGATAATAGGATTAGGAACACTGT
This genomic window contains:
- the LOC115968385 gene encoding uncharacterized protein LOC115968385, whose product is MAEQVKVLPNCVHADNPFHECSQSCLKKIAEGQTRKEKKKSNDGNGVIRTHPACPKASNPYHECGELCPKRVAGAEVRRDKNESDSLILDVSKSFGRKKKEVSRPNSPQVPDNLILRNTVDPYKYASKKKVEAENGKDVPHSQRHAKATHAQDPSFNKEQVQSIQSVPASGYLSVPDLFKFKDPSKENGTRISKETPNDEDDDEKLHAPPHSVPNPIISNMGDEDDDEKLHAPSYSVPNPIISNVGECGAASATGPASLSVSFSFSGIADALEGSDDEEAHSVISDSCVSVGKYHVKESLASILQSIFDKYGDIAASCHLESNAIRSYYLECVCTVVKELQSISVMQLTKSKVKELSAILKDVETSQIDISWLQGIINDITVDVELINHHRSIEVAKADCDHDIKSTREELESLLEQVADTRARLSELELKSSQLNETMLSIKSKTENFQGRSLLSEL